The Branchiostoma floridae strain S238N-H82 chromosome 10, Bfl_VNyyK, whole genome shotgun sequence genome has a segment encoding these proteins:
- the LOC118423819 gene encoding serine/arginine repetitive matrix protein 1-like isoform X2, with the protein MPAGVPKSASMPNYYQQRPAQGPRPAGPGQPHPIQRSGSAGPPPAHGPPPAHAGRHPGQKMHPSQHAPAMYQRQTSGPGSGGSRASPVMGVQPRGRRSLPHLAGSDVEDEVIQQLRTGHRRGYGSSQTSGTSSPIVNDDEASMYFPSIKPNRKRMANIEQQIASLAGLVQTALTHGEDGSPVAGAVPGTGKEEEKGRHPSVTRSESSHSGFSAESVSTVSGRASSPLPDERVAEKAKRIHHTTQGLREQLNQLRIIHRHNEQEMNETFEKVKREIQVRLSRSPSGSIHPVRTQRSRVDLEMHNYRKRAEIVEKKLSELERWVEEVRTDVVNKRCRVSVGDVDAMLKALGRSEKDWRELQDTWPGLNEELKAVLSAEMEVVVQEERFVKDETDKVEGALKRIKKLTGTLHTLQRLASVQEHRPAQVPVFEQKGEPDQEKLLEEIKGLTPDHEKRLQSIQLLEEKLQQRRVALLAALFKPDSFRARSKVKQIHLSSRRKMASPQPAKPPEDTAKPEKAKSEKAEPEPKESSVSETDSSPSKEEQMTLSPSSTSVSSETTSTGQSDLQESPQDQTKLPPPTTEATLQRHNRFRALQRLKTKFMQETSPPPSPQLSSPDSRNNNKESPKFDKELKKEIKKQKKLNKKAEKQRKEEEKEEKKRKKKPPKLEMPHKEQEYSPTAGPFQLKIHHRTTLPELANFDKAPSSETSSGTTTPTGDSGLSDSLLEEQLLTQHAAEEARERRLRLGSHGPETRKLVEALKEAEETLQQAVITTDSKDKIEVLIPQESPKVENGSQHSPSGQVLEPGKKVPPPPPPRKNWITSPASPPPRSPAHSPPIISSNVQYTGKATDLDKAQTSYTTKTITTVFRSATSPTNKPASTGNHNDNNNLVTNRREGGEGAEKDQRVWFSPTPTTHTIEREEDLDPQEKKRQLQEQYNILQQLQRENMQEASAEPEQLPEQAGPASPTSTSSSDSVASQVQQTRVTVGNGRIPPGATRLEQNGGGDDRRGAAAVKTVTETIKTVTTDGQVKSETIIY; encoded by the exons ATGCCAGCTGGAGTACCCAAGTCAGCTAGCATGCCAAACTACTACCAGCAAAGACCTgcacaag GTCCCCGTCCAGCGGGGCCAGGTCAGCCCCACCCCATCCAGAGGTCGGGTTCTGCGGGCCCCCCTCCCGCACATGGCCCCCCTCCCGCACACGCAGGGCGGCACCCCGGCCAGAAGATGCACCCTTCCCAGCATGCACCAGCCATGTACCAAAGACAGACATCGGGGCCTGGCTCAG GTGGCTCTCGTGCTTCCCCCGTCATGGGAGTCCAACCTCGTGGCCGACGCTCTTTACCGCACCTGGCAGGCTCGGACGTGGAGGATGAGGTCATCCAGCAGCTGCGTACAGGTCATCGCCGTGGTTACGGGTCGTCACAGACGTCAGGGACGTCCTCGCCCATCGTGAATGACGATGAAGCAAG CATGTATTTCCCGTCCATAAAACCGAACAGAAAGCGCATGGCGAACATCGAGCAGCAGATCGCCAGCCTGGCGGGGCTGGTGCAGACCGCCCTGACTCACGGGGAGGACGGATCACCTGTAGCCGGCGCGGTGCCAGGAACCGgtaaggaggaggagaagggaCGCCATCCCAGCGTCACCAGGTCCGAGAGCTCGCACTCAGGATTCAGTG CTGAGAGCGTGAGCACGGTGTCGGGTCGCGCCTCGTCGCCGCTCCCAGACGAGCGAGTAGCGGAGAAGGCGAAGAGAATCCACCACACGACGCAGGGGCTGAGAGAGCAGCTGAACCAACTCCGCATCATCCACAGACACAACGAGCAGGAGATGAACGAGACATTCGAAAA GGTGAAGCGAGAGATCCAGGTCAGGCTGAGCAGGTCGCCGAGCGGCAGCATTCACCCCGTCAGGACCCAGAGGTCAAGGGTCGACCTGGAGATGCACAACTACCGGAAGAGAGCTGAAATAGTGGAAAAAAAGCTAAG TGAGCTGGAGAGATGGGTAGAGGAGGTACGTACAGACGTGGTGAACAAACGCTGCAGAGTCAGTGTGGGGGACGTGGACGCCATGCTGAAGGCACTAGGCAGGTCTGAGAAGGACTGGAGGGAGCTACAAG ACACATGGCCAGGGCTGAATGAGGAACTGAAGGCCGTTCTGTCGGCTGAGATGGAGGTGGTCGTGCAGGAAGAGAG GTTTGTTAAGGATGAGACAGATAAGGTGGAAGGTGCACTGAAGAGAATCAAGAAACTGACGGGGACGCTGCACACGTTACAGAG ACTAGCATCAGTACAGGAGCACCGCCCGGCGCAGGTTCCTGTGTTCGAGCAGAAGGGAGAACCTGACCAGGAGAAACTGCTGGAGGAGATCAAGGGTCTCACACCGGACCACGAGAAGAGACTGCAGAGCATTCAG CTGTTGGAGGAAAAACTGCAGCAGAGGCGTGTAGCCCTCCTTGCCGCGTTGTTTAAACCGGACTCGTTTCGGGCCCGGTCAAAGGTCAAACAGATTCACCTTTCCAGTAGACGAAAGATG GCCTCGCCCCAGCCCGCCAAGCCTCCCGAGGACACCGCGAAACCCGAGAAGGCAAAATCCGAGAAGGCGGAACCCGAACCCAAGGAGTCGTCCGTGTCTGAAACAGACAGCTCTCCATCCAAGGAGGAACAGATGACACTAAGTCCGTCTTCGACGTCAGTGAGCTCGGAAACGACCTCTACCGGACAGTCCGACCTTCAGGAGTCCCCGCAGGACCAAACCAAG CTTCCTCCGCCGACCACCGAAGCCACGCTGCAGCGACATAACCGGTTCAGGGCGCTCCAGCGTCTCAAGACCAAATTCATGCAG GAGACCAGCCCCCCTCCCAGCCCTCAGCTCAGCTCTCCAGACTCCAGGAACAACAACAAGGAGTCGCCCAAGTTCGACAAGGAACTCAAGAAGGAGATCAAGAAGCAGAAGAAACTGAACAAGAAAGCAGAGAAACAAAGGAAGGAGGAAgagaaggaggagaagaaaaggaagaagaagCCCCCAAAACTTGAGATGCCCCACAAGGAGCAAGAATATTCCCCA ACGGCCGGCCCGTTTCAGCTGAAGATTCACCACCGCACGACCCTGCCAGAGCTCGCCAACTTCGATAAGGCTCCCTCCTCGGAGACCTCCTCT GGAACGACCACCCCCACGGGAGACAGTGGTTTGTCCGACTCTCTGCTAGAGGAGCAGCTGTTGACCCAACAT GCTGCGGAAGAAGCGAGGGAAAGACGACTTCGTCTCGGCTCACACGGGCCGGAAACCCGGAAGCTGGTGGAGGCTCTGAAGGAGGCTGAGGAGACCCTGCAGCAGGCAGTCATCACTACTGACAGCAAGGACAAGATTGAGGTGCTGATACCCCAGGAGAGCCCAAAAGTGGAG AACGGATCGCAGCACTCCCCCTCGGGCCAGGTGCTGGAGCCGGGGAAGAAGGTGCCACCCCCTCCACCCCCCAGGAAGAACTGGATCACCTCCCCTGCCTCCCCCCCTCCCCGGTCCCCTGCACACAGCCCCCCTATCATCTCCTCTAATGTACAGTACACAGGCAAGGCTACGGACCTGGATAAAGCACAGACAAGCTACACAACCAAGACTATCACTACAG TGTTTAGAAGTGCAACCAGCCCGACCAACAAGCCTGCCTCGACTGGGAAccacaacgacaacaacaacctGGTCACCAacaggagggaggggggtgagGGGGCTGAGAAG GACCAGAGGGTTTGGTTCTCCCCCACACCGACCACTCACACCATCGAACGGGAGGAGGATCTGGACCCGCAGGAGAAGAAGAGGCAGCTGCAGGAGCAGTACAACAtcctgcagcagctgcagagGGAGAACATGCAG GAAGCCTCCGCCGAACCTGAACAGTTACCTGAACAAGCCGGTCCCGCCTCCCCCACCTCAACAAGCAGCTCGGACAGCGTCGCTTCCCAGGTCCAACAAACCCGCGTCACCGTGGGGAACGGCCGGATTCCGCCCGGCGCCACGCGGCTGGAGCAAAACGGAGGAGGAGACGATCGGAGAGGAGCAGCTGCTGTGAAAACCGTCACCGAGACGATAAAAACCGTGACAACCGACGGACAGGTCAAGTCCGAAACAATCATTTACTGA
- the LOC118423819 gene encoding coiled-coil domain-containing protein CG32809-like isoform X15 — protein sequence MPAGVPKSASMPNYYQQRPAQGPRPAGPGQPHPIQRSGSAGPPPAHGPPPAHAGRHPGQKMHPSQHAPAMYQRQTSGPGSGGSRASPVMGVQPRGRRSLPHLAGSDVEDEVIQQLRTGHRRGYGSSQTSGTSSPIVNDDEASMYFPSIKPNRKRMANIEQQIASLAGLVQTALTHGEDGSPVAGAVPGTGKEEEKGRHPSVTRSESSHSGFSAESVSTVSGRASSPLPDERVAEKAKRIHHTTQGLREQLNQLRIIHRHNEQEMNETFEKVKREIQVRLSRSPSGSIHPVRTQRSRVDLEMHNYRKRAEIVEKKLSELERWVEEVRTDVVNKRCRVSVGDVDAMLKALGRSEKDWRELQDTWPGLNEELKAVLSAEMEVVVQEERFVKDETDKVEGALKRIKKLTGTLHTLQRLASVQEHRPAQVPVFEQKGEPDQEKLLEEIKGLTPDHEKRLQSIQLLEEKLQQRRVALLAALFKPDSFRARSKVKQIHLSSRRKMASPQPAKPPEDTAKPEKAKSEKAEPEPKESSVSETDSSPSKEEQMTLSPSSTSVSSETTSTGQSDLQESPQDQTKAAEEARERRLRLGSHGPETRKLVEALKEAEETLQQAVITTDSKDKIEVLIPQESPKVENGSQHSPSGQVLEPGKKVPPPPPPRKNWITSPASPPPRSPAHSPPIISSNVQYTGKATDLDKAQTSYTTKTITTVFRSATSPTNKPASTGNHNDNNNLVTNRREGGEGAEKDQRVWFSPTPTTHTIEREEDLDPQEKKRQLQEQYNILQQLQRENMQEASAEPEQLPEQAGPASPTSTSSSDSVASQVQQTRVTVGNGRIPPGATRLEQNGGGDDRRGAAAVKTVTETIKTVTTDGQVKSETIIY from the exons ATGCCAGCTGGAGTACCCAAGTCAGCTAGCATGCCAAACTACTACCAGCAAAGACCTgcacaag GTCCCCGTCCAGCGGGGCCAGGTCAGCCCCACCCCATCCAGAGGTCGGGTTCTGCGGGCCCCCCTCCCGCACATGGCCCCCCTCCCGCACACGCAGGGCGGCACCCCGGCCAGAAGATGCACCCTTCCCAGCATGCACCAGCCATGTACCAAAGACAGACATCGGGGCCTGGCTCAG GTGGCTCTCGTGCTTCCCCCGTCATGGGAGTCCAACCTCGTGGCCGACGCTCTTTACCGCACCTGGCAGGCTCGGACGTGGAGGATGAGGTCATCCAGCAGCTGCGTACAGGTCATCGCCGTGGTTACGGGTCGTCACAGACGTCAGGGACGTCCTCGCCCATCGTGAATGACGATGAAGCAAG CATGTATTTCCCGTCCATAAAACCGAACAGAAAGCGCATGGCGAACATCGAGCAGCAGATCGCCAGCCTGGCGGGGCTGGTGCAGACCGCCCTGACTCACGGGGAGGACGGATCACCTGTAGCCGGCGCGGTGCCAGGAACCGgtaaggaggaggagaagggaCGCCATCCCAGCGTCACCAGGTCCGAGAGCTCGCACTCAGGATTCAGTG CTGAGAGCGTGAGCACGGTGTCGGGTCGCGCCTCGTCGCCGCTCCCAGACGAGCGAGTAGCGGAGAAGGCGAAGAGAATCCACCACACGACGCAGGGGCTGAGAGAGCAGCTGAACCAACTCCGCATCATCCACAGACACAACGAGCAGGAGATGAACGAGACATTCGAAAA GGTGAAGCGAGAGATCCAGGTCAGGCTGAGCAGGTCGCCGAGCGGCAGCATTCACCCCGTCAGGACCCAGAGGTCAAGGGTCGACCTGGAGATGCACAACTACCGGAAGAGAGCTGAAATAGTGGAAAAAAAGCTAAG TGAGCTGGAGAGATGGGTAGAGGAGGTACGTACAGACGTGGTGAACAAACGCTGCAGAGTCAGTGTGGGGGACGTGGACGCCATGCTGAAGGCACTAGGCAGGTCTGAGAAGGACTGGAGGGAGCTACAAG ACACATGGCCAGGGCTGAATGAGGAACTGAAGGCCGTTCTGTCGGCTGAGATGGAGGTGGTCGTGCAGGAAGAGAG GTTTGTTAAGGATGAGACAGATAAGGTGGAAGGTGCACTGAAGAGAATCAAGAAACTGACGGGGACGCTGCACACGTTACAGAG ACTAGCATCAGTACAGGAGCACCGCCCGGCGCAGGTTCCTGTGTTCGAGCAGAAGGGAGAACCTGACCAGGAGAAACTGCTGGAGGAGATCAAGGGTCTCACACCGGACCACGAGAAGAGACTGCAGAGCATTCAG CTGTTGGAGGAAAAACTGCAGCAGAGGCGTGTAGCCCTCCTTGCCGCGTTGTTTAAACCGGACTCGTTTCGGGCCCGGTCAAAGGTCAAACAGATTCACCTTTCCAGTAGACGAAAGATG GCCTCGCCCCAGCCCGCCAAGCCTCCCGAGGACACCGCGAAACCCGAGAAGGCAAAATCCGAGAAGGCGGAACCCGAACCCAAGGAGTCGTCCGTGTCTGAAACAGACAGCTCTCCATCCAAGGAGGAACAGATGACACTAAGTCCGTCTTCGACGTCAGTGAGCTCGGAAACGACCTCTACCGGACAGTCCGACCTTCAGGAGTCCCCGCAGGACCAAACCAAG GCTGCGGAAGAAGCGAGGGAAAGACGACTTCGTCTCGGCTCACACGGGCCGGAAACCCGGAAGCTGGTGGAGGCTCTGAAGGAGGCTGAGGAGACCCTGCAGCAGGCAGTCATCACTACTGACAGCAAGGACAAGATTGAGGTGCTGATACCCCAGGAGAGCCCAAAAGTGGAG AACGGATCGCAGCACTCCCCCTCGGGCCAGGTGCTGGAGCCGGGGAAGAAGGTGCCACCCCCTCCACCCCCCAGGAAGAACTGGATCACCTCCCCTGCCTCCCCCCCTCCCCGGTCCCCTGCACACAGCCCCCCTATCATCTCCTCTAATGTACAGTACACAGGCAAGGCTACGGACCTGGATAAAGCACAGACAAGCTACACAACCAAGACTATCACTACAG TGTTTAGAAGTGCAACCAGCCCGACCAACAAGCCTGCCTCGACTGGGAAccacaacgacaacaacaacctGGTCACCAacaggagggaggggggtgagGGGGCTGAGAAG GACCAGAGGGTTTGGTTCTCCCCCACACCGACCACTCACACCATCGAACGGGAGGAGGATCTGGACCCGCAGGAGAAGAAGAGGCAGCTGCAGGAGCAGTACAACAtcctgcagcagctgcagagGGAGAACATGCAG GAAGCCTCCGCCGAACCTGAACAGTTACCTGAACAAGCCGGTCCCGCCTCCCCCACCTCAACAAGCAGCTCGGACAGCGTCGCTTCCCAGGTCCAACAAACCCGCGTCACCGTGGGGAACGGCCGGATTCCGCCCGGCGCCACGCGGCTGGAGCAAAACGGAGGAGGAGACGATCGGAGAGGAGCAGCTGCTGTGAAAACCGTCACCGAGACGATAAAAACCGTGACAACCGACGGACAGGTCAAGTCCGAAACAATCATTTACTGA
- the LOC118423819 gene encoding SRC kinase signaling inhibitor 1-like isoform X10, giving the protein MPAGVPKSASMPNYYQQRPAQGPRPAGPGQPHPIQRSGSAGPPPAHGPPPAHAGRHPGQKMHPSQHAPAMYQRQTSGPGSGGSRASPVMGVQPRGRRSLPHLAGSDVEDEVIQQLRTGHRRGYGSSQTSGTSSPIVNDDEASMYFPSIKPNRKRMANIEQQIASLAGLVQTALTHGEDGSPVAGAVPGTGKEEEKGRHPSVTRSESSHSGFSAESVSTVSGRASSPLPDERVAEKAKRIHHTTQGLREQLNQLRIIHRHNEQEMNETFEKVKREIQVRLSRSPSGSIHPVRTQRSRVDLEMHNYRKRAEIVEKKLSELERWVEEVRTDVVNKRCRVSVGDVDAMLKALGRSEKDWRELQDTWPGLNEELKAVLSAEMEVVVQEERFVKDETDKVEGALKRIKKLTGTLHTLQRLASVQEHRPAQVPVFEQKGEPDQEKLLEEIKGLTPDHEKRLQSIQLLEEKLQQRRVALLAALFKPDSFRARSKVKQIHLSSRRKMASPQPAKPPEDTAKPEKAKSEKAEPEPKESSVSETDSSPSKEEQMTLSPSSTSVSSETTSTGQSDLQESPQDQTKETSPPPSPQLSSPDSRNNNKESPKFDKELKKEIKKQKKLNKKAEKQRKEEEKEEKKRKKKPPKLEMPHKEQEYSPTAGPFQLKIHHRTTLPELANFDKAPSSETSSGTTTPTGDSGLSDSLLEEQLLTQHAAEEARERRLRLGSHGPETRKLVEALKEAEETLQQAVITTDSKDKIEVLIPQESPKVENGSQHSPSGQVLEPGKKVPPPPPPRKNWITSPASPPPRSPAHSPPIISSNVQYTGKATDLDKAQTSYTTKTITTVFRSATSPTNKPASTGNHNDNNNLVTNRREGGEGAEKDQRVWFSPTPTTHTIEREEDLDPQEKKRQLQEQYNILQQLQRENMQEASAEPEQLPEQAGPASPTSTSSSDSVASQVQQTRVTVGNGRIPPGATRLEQNGGGDDRRGAAAVKTVTETIKTVTTDGQVKSETIIY; this is encoded by the exons ATGCCAGCTGGAGTACCCAAGTCAGCTAGCATGCCAAACTACTACCAGCAAAGACCTgcacaag GTCCCCGTCCAGCGGGGCCAGGTCAGCCCCACCCCATCCAGAGGTCGGGTTCTGCGGGCCCCCCTCCCGCACATGGCCCCCCTCCCGCACACGCAGGGCGGCACCCCGGCCAGAAGATGCACCCTTCCCAGCATGCACCAGCCATGTACCAAAGACAGACATCGGGGCCTGGCTCAG GTGGCTCTCGTGCTTCCCCCGTCATGGGAGTCCAACCTCGTGGCCGACGCTCTTTACCGCACCTGGCAGGCTCGGACGTGGAGGATGAGGTCATCCAGCAGCTGCGTACAGGTCATCGCCGTGGTTACGGGTCGTCACAGACGTCAGGGACGTCCTCGCCCATCGTGAATGACGATGAAGCAAG CATGTATTTCCCGTCCATAAAACCGAACAGAAAGCGCATGGCGAACATCGAGCAGCAGATCGCCAGCCTGGCGGGGCTGGTGCAGACCGCCCTGACTCACGGGGAGGACGGATCACCTGTAGCCGGCGCGGTGCCAGGAACCGgtaaggaggaggagaagggaCGCCATCCCAGCGTCACCAGGTCCGAGAGCTCGCACTCAGGATTCAGTG CTGAGAGCGTGAGCACGGTGTCGGGTCGCGCCTCGTCGCCGCTCCCAGACGAGCGAGTAGCGGAGAAGGCGAAGAGAATCCACCACACGACGCAGGGGCTGAGAGAGCAGCTGAACCAACTCCGCATCATCCACAGACACAACGAGCAGGAGATGAACGAGACATTCGAAAA GGTGAAGCGAGAGATCCAGGTCAGGCTGAGCAGGTCGCCGAGCGGCAGCATTCACCCCGTCAGGACCCAGAGGTCAAGGGTCGACCTGGAGATGCACAACTACCGGAAGAGAGCTGAAATAGTGGAAAAAAAGCTAAG TGAGCTGGAGAGATGGGTAGAGGAGGTACGTACAGACGTGGTGAACAAACGCTGCAGAGTCAGTGTGGGGGACGTGGACGCCATGCTGAAGGCACTAGGCAGGTCTGAGAAGGACTGGAGGGAGCTACAAG ACACATGGCCAGGGCTGAATGAGGAACTGAAGGCCGTTCTGTCGGCTGAGATGGAGGTGGTCGTGCAGGAAGAGAG GTTTGTTAAGGATGAGACAGATAAGGTGGAAGGTGCACTGAAGAGAATCAAGAAACTGACGGGGACGCTGCACACGTTACAGAG ACTAGCATCAGTACAGGAGCACCGCCCGGCGCAGGTTCCTGTGTTCGAGCAGAAGGGAGAACCTGACCAGGAGAAACTGCTGGAGGAGATCAAGGGTCTCACACCGGACCACGAGAAGAGACTGCAGAGCATTCAG CTGTTGGAGGAAAAACTGCAGCAGAGGCGTGTAGCCCTCCTTGCCGCGTTGTTTAAACCGGACTCGTTTCGGGCCCGGTCAAAGGTCAAACAGATTCACCTTTCCAGTAGACGAAAGATG GCCTCGCCCCAGCCCGCCAAGCCTCCCGAGGACACCGCGAAACCCGAGAAGGCAAAATCCGAGAAGGCGGAACCCGAACCCAAGGAGTCGTCCGTGTCTGAAACAGACAGCTCTCCATCCAAGGAGGAACAGATGACACTAAGTCCGTCTTCGACGTCAGTGAGCTCGGAAACGACCTCTACCGGACAGTCCGACCTTCAGGAGTCCCCGCAGGACCAAACCAAG GAGACCAGCCCCCCTCCCAGCCCTCAGCTCAGCTCTCCAGACTCCAGGAACAACAACAAGGAGTCGCCCAAGTTCGACAAGGAACTCAAGAAGGAGATCAAGAAGCAGAAGAAACTGAACAAGAAAGCAGAGAAACAAAGGAAGGAGGAAgagaaggaggagaagaaaaggaagaagaagCCCCCAAAACTTGAGATGCCCCACAAGGAGCAAGAATATTCCCCA ACGGCCGGCCCGTTTCAGCTGAAGATTCACCACCGCACGACCCTGCCAGAGCTCGCCAACTTCGATAAGGCTCCCTCCTCGGAGACCTCCTCT GGAACGACCACCCCCACGGGAGACAGTGGTTTGTCCGACTCTCTGCTAGAGGAGCAGCTGTTGACCCAACAT GCTGCGGAAGAAGCGAGGGAAAGACGACTTCGTCTCGGCTCACACGGGCCGGAAACCCGGAAGCTGGTGGAGGCTCTGAAGGAGGCTGAGGAGACCCTGCAGCAGGCAGTCATCACTACTGACAGCAAGGACAAGATTGAGGTGCTGATACCCCAGGAGAGCCCAAAAGTGGAG AACGGATCGCAGCACTCCCCCTCGGGCCAGGTGCTGGAGCCGGGGAAGAAGGTGCCACCCCCTCCACCCCCCAGGAAGAACTGGATCACCTCCCCTGCCTCCCCCCCTCCCCGGTCCCCTGCACACAGCCCCCCTATCATCTCCTCTAATGTACAGTACACAGGCAAGGCTACGGACCTGGATAAAGCACAGACAAGCTACACAACCAAGACTATCACTACAG TGTTTAGAAGTGCAACCAGCCCGACCAACAAGCCTGCCTCGACTGGGAAccacaacgacaacaacaacctGGTCACCAacaggagggaggggggtgagGGGGCTGAGAAG GACCAGAGGGTTTGGTTCTCCCCCACACCGACCACTCACACCATCGAACGGGAGGAGGATCTGGACCCGCAGGAGAAGAAGAGGCAGCTGCAGGAGCAGTACAACAtcctgcagcagctgcagagGGAGAACATGCAG GAAGCCTCCGCCGAACCTGAACAGTTACCTGAACAAGCCGGTCCCGCCTCCCCCACCTCAACAAGCAGCTCGGACAGCGTCGCTTCCCAGGTCCAACAAACCCGCGTCACCGTGGGGAACGGCCGGATTCCGCCCGGCGCCACGCGGCTGGAGCAAAACGGAGGAGGAGACGATCGGAGAGGAGCAGCTGCTGTGAAAACCGTCACCGAGACGATAAAAACCGTGACAACCGACGGACAGGTCAAGTCCGAAACAATCATTTACTGA